In Streptomyces capitiformicae, one genomic interval encodes:
- the ctaD gene encoding aa3-type cytochrome oxidase subunit I gives MGTETVQAPKRPVGDEPRGRLVVDWLTTTDHKKIGHLYLVTSFLFFLAAGLMALVMRAELARPGTQIVDNFQFNQLFTLHGTIMLLLFATPTFAGFANEIMPLQIGSPDVAFPRLNMLSYWLFLFGGLIVLGSLLVSSGPAAFGWFAYAPLNSLDRSPGIGADMWIMGLALAGFGTILGAVNFLATIIGMRAPGMTMFRLPIFTWNTLFTSIMILMAFPVLAAALLCLESDRRFGSHIFDAANGGALLWQHLFWFFGHPEVYIIALPFFGIITEIIPVFSRKPIFGYLTLIAATMAITGLSMVVWAHHMFATGAVLLPFFSFMSFLIAVPTGVKFFNWTGTMLKGSLSFETPMLWATGFLVSFLLGGLTGVILASPPMDFHVTDSYFVVAHFHYVVFGTVVFATFAGFFFWWPKFTGKLLDERLGKIQFWTLFVGFHTTFLVQHWLGAEGMPRRYADYLAADGFTALNTVSTIGSFLLGLSTLPFLYNVWRTSRYGVKVDVDDPWGYGRSLEWATSCPPPRHNFVTLPRIRSESPAFDLHHPKFAAITPPQTREGQERTPHPRFGQERPTGGPEES, from the coding sequence ATGGGGACCGAGACCGTACAGGCGCCGAAGCGACCTGTCGGGGACGAGCCGCGGGGGCGGCTGGTGGTCGACTGGCTGACCACCACGGACCACAAGAAGATCGGCCATCTGTATCTGGTCACCTCGTTCCTGTTCTTCCTCGCCGCTGGCCTGATGGCGCTGGTGATGCGCGCCGAACTGGCCCGACCGGGCACCCAGATCGTCGACAACTTCCAGTTCAACCAGTTGTTCACGCTGCACGGCACGATCATGCTGCTGCTCTTCGCGACGCCGACCTTCGCCGGGTTCGCCAACGAGATCATGCCGCTGCAGATCGGCTCGCCCGATGTCGCCTTCCCCCGGCTGAACATGCTGTCGTACTGGCTGTTCCTGTTCGGCGGTCTGATCGTGCTGGGCTCGCTGCTGGTGTCCTCGGGGCCGGCCGCCTTCGGCTGGTTCGCCTACGCGCCGCTCAACAGCCTGGACCGGTCGCCGGGCATCGGCGCCGACATGTGGATCATGGGGCTCGCGCTGGCCGGCTTCGGCACGATCCTCGGCGCGGTCAACTTCCTCGCCACCATCATCGGGATGCGCGCGCCCGGCATGACGATGTTCCGGCTGCCGATCTTCACCTGGAACACGCTGTTCACCTCGATCATGATCCTGATGGCGTTCCCGGTGCTCGCGGCCGCGCTGCTCTGCCTGGAGTCGGACCGCCGGTTCGGCTCGCACATCTTCGACGCGGCCAACGGCGGCGCGCTGCTGTGGCAGCACCTGTTCTGGTTCTTCGGGCATCCCGAGGTGTACATCATCGCGCTGCCGTTCTTCGGGATCATCACGGAGATCATCCCGGTCTTCAGCCGGAAGCCGATCTTCGGCTATCTGACACTGATCGCGGCGACGATGGCGATCACCGGGCTCTCGATGGTCGTGTGGGCACACCACATGTTCGCGACCGGTGCCGTCCTGCTGCCGTTCTTCTCGTTCATGAGCTTCCTGATCGCCGTGCCGACGGGCGTGAAGTTCTTCAACTGGACGGGGACGATGCTGAAGGGCTCGCTGTCCTTCGAGACACCGATGCTGTGGGCGACCGGCTTCCTGGTGTCGTTCCTGCTGGGCGGACTGACCGGGGTGATCCTGGCCTCGCCGCCGATGGACTTCCACGTCACGGACTCGTACTTCGTGGTGGCGCACTTCCACTACGTCGTCTTCGGCACGGTGGTCTTCGCGACGTTCGCGGGGTTCTTCTTCTGGTGGCCGAAGTTCACGGGGAAGCTGCTCGACGAACGGCTCGGCAAGATCCAGTTCTGGACGCTCTTCGTCGGCTTCCACACCACGTTCCTGGTGCAGCACTGGCTGGGCGCCGAGGGGATGCCACGGCGGTACGCGGACTATCTGGCCGCCGACGGCTTCACCGCGCTCAACACGGTCTCGACGATCGGCTCGTTCCTGCTGGGTCTGTCGACGCTGCCCTTCCTCTACAACGTCTGGAGGACCTCCCGGTACGGCGTGAAGGTCGACGTCGACGACCCCTGGGGCTACGGCCGGTCGCTGGAGTGGGCGACCTCGTGTCCGCCGCCCCGGCACAACTTCGTGACGCTGCCCCGGATCCGCTCGGAGTCCCCGGCGTTCGACCTGCACCATCCGAAGTTCGCGGCGATCACACCGCCCCAGACCCGCGAGGGCCAGGAGCGCACCCCCCACCCGCGTTTCGGCCAGGAGCGGCCGACAGGCGGTCCCGAGGAGTCCTGA
- a CDS encoding I78 family peptidase inhibitor, whose protein sequence is MAPIPNPPEEPRDNPDAYVGLEAPSAERRAREHGWSTVRKLPPGAIITMEYRFGRLNFEVEDGRVKRAWKG, encoded by the coding sequence ATGGCACCCATTCCCAACCCGCCCGAAGAACCCCGGGACAACCCCGACGCATACGTCGGACTGGAGGCGCCGAGCGCCGAGCGCCGCGCCCGCGAGCACGGCTGGTCGACCGTCAGAAAGCTGCCGCCGGGCGCGATCATCACCATGGAGTACCGGTTCGGCCGACTGAATTTCGAGGTCGAGGACGGCCGGGTGAAGCGCGCCTGGAAGGGCTGA